Proteins encoded within one genomic window of Agelaius phoeniceus isolate bAgePho1 chromosome Z, bAgePho1.hap1, whole genome shotgun sequence:
- the KATNAL2 gene encoding katanin p60 ATPase-containing subunit A-like 2 isoform X3 — MLGAITIVREEEMRTEARRKNLLILILHYLMEEGYVDAANALEQETKLGLRGFEVCDNIDLETILMEYESYYFVKFQKYPKITKKVLDTAENKQQLRSGGRARRTAASSQNVPRVKQQTVQRSVSKTSAGSTAESKSSTKESPRQDSDGADTLDQSDFGLSISGISKTGGDSSHPKKGQIIDYRKIIQDAVRVSPDGIPLNSLNCDPDPSERLLKPLSAFTGMTGEMRELAVVVSKDIYLHKPNVKWDDIIGLDAAKRLVKEAVVYPIKYPELFTGILSPWKGLLLYGPPGTGKTLLAKAVATECNTTFFNISASTIVSKWRGDSEKLVRVLFELARYHAPSTIFLDELESVMSQRGTVPGGEHEGSRRMKTELLVQMDGLARSDDLVFVLAASNLPWELDSAMLRRLEKRILVDLPSEEARRVMIQHWLPPLSNSGGVKLRAELDYSLLSQETNGYSGSDIKLVCKEAAMRPVRKIFDALENHQPGNSNLPMIQLDTITTADFLDVITHTKPSAKNLSQKYTAWQREFESV, encoded by the exons ATGTTGGGAGCCATAACCATAGTAAGGGAA GAGGAGATGCGAACAGAAGCTCGTCGGAAAAATCTCCTCATTCTAATTTTGCATTATTTAATGGAGGAAGG ATATGTTGATGCTGCAAATGCTTTGGAACAAGAGACAAAATTAGGTTTACGTGGCTTTGAAGTTTGTGACAACATTGATCTTGAGACAATTTTGATGGAATATGAAAGCTACTATTTTGTAAAATTTCAAAAGTATCCTAAAATTACCAAAAAGGTCCTGGACACTG cagaaaataaacaacagcTGAGAAGTGGAGGAAGAGCAAGAAG GACAGCAGCTTCTTCTCAGAATGTACCAAGAGTCAAACAACAGACAGTACAACGATCAGTATCAAAAACTTCAGCTGGGAGTACAGCAGAATCTAAATCCTCCACCAAGGAGAGCCCCAGACAG GATAGTGATGGTGCAGATACTCTGGATCAATCTGATTTTGGCTTAAGCATCTCAGGAATCAGCAAAACTGGAGGAGACAGCTCTCACCCAAAAAAG gGTCAAATAATTGACTACCGCAAGATAATTCAGGATGCTGTCAGAGTGTCACCAGATGGAATTCCCTTGAACAGCCTTAATTGTGATCCAGATCCATCA gAACGATTATTGAAACCTCTTAGTGCCTTTACTGGCATGACTGGTGAGATGAGAGAACTTGCAGTGGTTGTAAGCAAA GACATTTATCTCCATAAGCCAAACGTGAAGTGGGATGATATTATAGGGCTGGATGCAGCTAAAAGGCTGGTCAAGGAAGCAGTTGTTTACCCCATAAAG TATCCAGAGCTGTTTACTGGCATTCTGTCCCCTTGGAAAGGATTATTGCTCTATGGACCACCAG GTACTGGAAAAACTTTGCTTGCTAAGGCTGTTGCCACAGAATGCAATACAACCTTTTTCAACATATCAGCATCCACCATTGTCAGCAAATGGAGGGGTGATTCAGAAAAACTTGTCCGG GTGTTGTTTGAGCTCGCCCGGTACCACGCTCCTTCCACAATTTTCCTGGATGAGCTGGAGTCAGTTATGAGTCAAAGAGGCACTGTTCCTGG TGGTGAACATGAAGGAAGTCGGCGGATGAAAACGGAATTACTGGTGCAGATGGATGGCTTGGCCCGATCTGATGATCTTGTATTTGTTTTAGCAGCTTCCAATCTGCCATG ggagctggactCTGCCATGCTGCGGCGGCTGGAGAAGAGGATCCTGGTGGACCTGCCGAGCGAGGAGGCACGGCGGGTGATGATCCAGCACTGGCTGCCCCCTCTGAGCAACAGCGGCGGCGTGAAACTCAGGGCGGAGCTGGACTACAGCCTGCTGAGCCAG GAAACAAATGGATACTCTGGCTCAGACATAAAACTCGTGTGCAAGGAGGCAGCCATGAGACCAGTGAGGAAAATTTTCGATGCTCTTGAAAATCATCAGCCAG GTAACAGTAACTTGCCCATGATCCAGCTGGACACAATCACAACCGCGGATTTCCTGGATGTGATCACCCACACCAAGCCATCAGCAAAGAATCTGAGCCAGAAGTACACGGCCTGGCAGAGGGAATTTGAGTCTGTCTGA
- the KATNAL2 gene encoding katanin p60 ATPase-containing subunit A-like 2 isoform X2 — MELACQALRTTHQAREAEEMRTEARRKNLLILILHYLMEEGYVDAANALEQETKLGLRGFEVCDNIDLETILMEYESYYFVKFQKYPKITKKVLDTENKQQLRSGGRARRTAASSQNVPRVKQQTVQRSVSKTSAGSTAESKSSTKESPRQDSDGADTLDQSDFGLSISGISKTGGDSSHPKKGQIIDYRKIIQDAVRVSPDGIPLNSLNCDPDPSERLLKPLSAFTGMTGEMRELAVVVSKDIYLHKPNVKWDDIIGLDAAKRLVKEAVVYPIKYPELFTGILSPWKGLLLYGPPGTGKTLLAKAVATECNTTFFNISASTIVSKWRGDSEKLVRVLFELARYHAPSTIFLDELESVMSQRGTVPGGEHEGSRRMKTELLVQMDGLARSDDLVFVLAASNLPWELDSAMLRRLEKRILVDLPSEEARRVMIQHWLPPLSNSGGVKLRAELDYSLLSQETNGYSGSDIKLVCKEAAMRPVRKIFDALENHQPGNSNLPMIQLDTITTADFLDVITHTKPSAKNLSQKYTAWQREFESV; from the exons CCACCCACCAGGCGAGGGAAGCG GAGGAGATGCGAACAGAAGCTCGTCGGAAAAATCTCCTCATTCTAATTTTGCATTATTTAATGGAGGAAGG ATATGTTGATGCTGCAAATGCTTTGGAACAAGAGACAAAATTAGGTTTACGTGGCTTTGAAGTTTGTGACAACATTGATCTTGAGACAATTTTGATGGAATATGAAAGCTACTATTTTGTAAAATTTCAAAAGTATCCTAAAATTACCAAAAAGGTCCTGGACACTG aaaataaacaacagcTGAGAAGTGGAGGAAGAGCAAGAAG GACAGCAGCTTCTTCTCAGAATGTACCAAGAGTCAAACAACAGACAGTACAACGATCAGTATCAAAAACTTCAGCTGGGAGTACAGCAGAATCTAAATCCTCCACCAAGGAGAGCCCCAGACAG GATAGTGATGGTGCAGATACTCTGGATCAATCTGATTTTGGCTTAAGCATCTCAGGAATCAGCAAAACTGGAGGAGACAGCTCTCACCCAAAAAAG gGTCAAATAATTGACTACCGCAAGATAATTCAGGATGCTGTCAGAGTGTCACCAGATGGAATTCCCTTGAACAGCCTTAATTGTGATCCAGATCCATCA gAACGATTATTGAAACCTCTTAGTGCCTTTACTGGCATGACTGGTGAGATGAGAGAACTTGCAGTGGTTGTAAGCAAA GACATTTATCTCCATAAGCCAAACGTGAAGTGGGATGATATTATAGGGCTGGATGCAGCTAAAAGGCTGGTCAAGGAAGCAGTTGTTTACCCCATAAAG TATCCAGAGCTGTTTACTGGCATTCTGTCCCCTTGGAAAGGATTATTGCTCTATGGACCACCAG GTACTGGAAAAACTTTGCTTGCTAAGGCTGTTGCCACAGAATGCAATACAACCTTTTTCAACATATCAGCATCCACCATTGTCAGCAAATGGAGGGGTGATTCAGAAAAACTTGTCCGG GTGTTGTTTGAGCTCGCCCGGTACCACGCTCCTTCCACAATTTTCCTGGATGAGCTGGAGTCAGTTATGAGTCAAAGAGGCACTGTTCCTGG TGGTGAACATGAAGGAAGTCGGCGGATGAAAACGGAATTACTGGTGCAGATGGATGGCTTGGCCCGATCTGATGATCTTGTATTTGTTTTAGCAGCTTCCAATCTGCCATG ggagctggactCTGCCATGCTGCGGCGGCTGGAGAAGAGGATCCTGGTGGACCTGCCGAGCGAGGAGGCACGGCGGGTGATGATCCAGCACTGGCTGCCCCCTCTGAGCAACAGCGGCGGCGTGAAACTCAGGGCGGAGCTGGACTACAGCCTGCTGAGCCAG GAAACAAATGGATACTCTGGCTCAGACATAAAACTCGTGTGCAAGGAGGCAGCCATGAGACCAGTGAGGAAAATTTTCGATGCTCTTGAAAATCATCAGCCAG GTAACAGTAACTTGCCCATGATCCAGCTGGACACAATCACAACCGCGGATTTCCTGGATGTGATCACCCACACCAAGCCATCAGCAAAGAATCTGAGCCAGAAGTACACGGCCTGGCAGAGGGAATTTGAGTCTGTCTGA
- the KATNAL2 gene encoding katanin p60 ATPase-containing subunit A-like 2 isoform X4, producing the protein MRTEARRKNLLILILHYLMEEGYVDAANALEQETKLGLRGFEVCDNIDLETILMEYESYYFVKFQKYPKITKKVLDTAENKQQLRSGGRARRTAASSQNVPRVKQQTVQRSVSKTSAGSTAESKSSTKESPRQDSDGADTLDQSDFGLSISGISKTGGDSSHPKKGQIIDYRKIIQDAVRVSPDGIPLNSLNCDPDPSERLLKPLSAFTGMTGEMRELAVVVSKDIYLHKPNVKWDDIIGLDAAKRLVKEAVVYPIKYPELFTGILSPWKGLLLYGPPGTGKTLLAKAVATECNTTFFNISASTIVSKWRGDSEKLVRVLFELARYHAPSTIFLDELESVMSQRGTVPGGEHEGSRRMKTELLVQMDGLARSDDLVFVLAASNLPWELDSAMLRRLEKRILVDLPSEEARRVMIQHWLPPLSNSGGVKLRAELDYSLLSQETNGYSGSDIKLVCKEAAMRPVRKIFDALENHQPGNSNLPMIQLDTITTADFLDVITHTKPSAKNLSQKYTAWQREFESV; encoded by the exons ATGCGAACAGAAGCTCGTCGGAAAAATCTCCTCATTCTAATTTTGCATTATTTAATGGAGGAAGG ATATGTTGATGCTGCAAATGCTTTGGAACAAGAGACAAAATTAGGTTTACGTGGCTTTGAAGTTTGTGACAACATTGATCTTGAGACAATTTTGATGGAATATGAAAGCTACTATTTTGTAAAATTTCAAAAGTATCCTAAAATTACCAAAAAGGTCCTGGACACTG cagaaaataaacaacagcTGAGAAGTGGAGGAAGAGCAAGAAG GACAGCAGCTTCTTCTCAGAATGTACCAAGAGTCAAACAACAGACAGTACAACGATCAGTATCAAAAACTTCAGCTGGGAGTACAGCAGAATCTAAATCCTCCACCAAGGAGAGCCCCAGACAG GATAGTGATGGTGCAGATACTCTGGATCAATCTGATTTTGGCTTAAGCATCTCAGGAATCAGCAAAACTGGAGGAGACAGCTCTCACCCAAAAAAG gGTCAAATAATTGACTACCGCAAGATAATTCAGGATGCTGTCAGAGTGTCACCAGATGGAATTCCCTTGAACAGCCTTAATTGTGATCCAGATCCATCA gAACGATTATTGAAACCTCTTAGTGCCTTTACTGGCATGACTGGTGAGATGAGAGAACTTGCAGTGGTTGTAAGCAAA GACATTTATCTCCATAAGCCAAACGTGAAGTGGGATGATATTATAGGGCTGGATGCAGCTAAAAGGCTGGTCAAGGAAGCAGTTGTTTACCCCATAAAG TATCCAGAGCTGTTTACTGGCATTCTGTCCCCTTGGAAAGGATTATTGCTCTATGGACCACCAG GTACTGGAAAAACTTTGCTTGCTAAGGCTGTTGCCACAGAATGCAATACAACCTTTTTCAACATATCAGCATCCACCATTGTCAGCAAATGGAGGGGTGATTCAGAAAAACTTGTCCGG GTGTTGTTTGAGCTCGCCCGGTACCACGCTCCTTCCACAATTTTCCTGGATGAGCTGGAGTCAGTTATGAGTCAAAGAGGCACTGTTCCTGG TGGTGAACATGAAGGAAGTCGGCGGATGAAAACGGAATTACTGGTGCAGATGGATGGCTTGGCCCGATCTGATGATCTTGTATTTGTTTTAGCAGCTTCCAATCTGCCATG ggagctggactCTGCCATGCTGCGGCGGCTGGAGAAGAGGATCCTGGTGGACCTGCCGAGCGAGGAGGCACGGCGGGTGATGATCCAGCACTGGCTGCCCCCTCTGAGCAACAGCGGCGGCGTGAAACTCAGGGCGGAGCTGGACTACAGCCTGCTGAGCCAG GAAACAAATGGATACTCTGGCTCAGACATAAAACTCGTGTGCAAGGAGGCAGCCATGAGACCAGTGAGGAAAATTTTCGATGCTCTTGAAAATCATCAGCCAG GTAACAGTAACTTGCCCATGATCCAGCTGGACACAATCACAACCGCGGATTTCCTGGATGTGATCACCCACACCAAGCCATCAGCAAAGAATCTGAGCCAGAAGTACACGGCCTGGCAGAGGGAATTTGAGTCTGTCTGA
- the KATNAL2 gene encoding katanin p60 ATPase-containing subunit A-like 2 isoform X1 has product MELACQALRTTHQAREAEEMRTEARRKNLLILILHYLMEEGYVDAANALEQETKLGLRGFEVCDNIDLETILMEYESYYFVKFQKYPKITKKVLDTAENKQQLRSGGRARRTAASSQNVPRVKQQTVQRSVSKTSAGSTAESKSSTKESPRQDSDGADTLDQSDFGLSISGISKTGGDSSHPKKGQIIDYRKIIQDAVRVSPDGIPLNSLNCDPDPSERLLKPLSAFTGMTGEMRELAVVVSKDIYLHKPNVKWDDIIGLDAAKRLVKEAVVYPIKYPELFTGILSPWKGLLLYGPPGTGKTLLAKAVATECNTTFFNISASTIVSKWRGDSEKLVRVLFELARYHAPSTIFLDELESVMSQRGTVPGGEHEGSRRMKTELLVQMDGLARSDDLVFVLAASNLPWELDSAMLRRLEKRILVDLPSEEARRVMIQHWLPPLSNSGGVKLRAELDYSLLSQETNGYSGSDIKLVCKEAAMRPVRKIFDALENHQPGNSNLPMIQLDTITTADFLDVITHTKPSAKNLSQKYTAWQREFESV; this is encoded by the exons CCACCCACCAGGCGAGGGAAGCG GAGGAGATGCGAACAGAAGCTCGTCGGAAAAATCTCCTCATTCTAATTTTGCATTATTTAATGGAGGAAGG ATATGTTGATGCTGCAAATGCTTTGGAACAAGAGACAAAATTAGGTTTACGTGGCTTTGAAGTTTGTGACAACATTGATCTTGAGACAATTTTGATGGAATATGAAAGCTACTATTTTGTAAAATTTCAAAAGTATCCTAAAATTACCAAAAAGGTCCTGGACACTG cagaaaataaacaacagcTGAGAAGTGGAGGAAGAGCAAGAAG GACAGCAGCTTCTTCTCAGAATGTACCAAGAGTCAAACAACAGACAGTACAACGATCAGTATCAAAAACTTCAGCTGGGAGTACAGCAGAATCTAAATCCTCCACCAAGGAGAGCCCCAGACAG GATAGTGATGGTGCAGATACTCTGGATCAATCTGATTTTGGCTTAAGCATCTCAGGAATCAGCAAAACTGGAGGAGACAGCTCTCACCCAAAAAAG gGTCAAATAATTGACTACCGCAAGATAATTCAGGATGCTGTCAGAGTGTCACCAGATGGAATTCCCTTGAACAGCCTTAATTGTGATCCAGATCCATCA gAACGATTATTGAAACCTCTTAGTGCCTTTACTGGCATGACTGGTGAGATGAGAGAACTTGCAGTGGTTGTAAGCAAA GACATTTATCTCCATAAGCCAAACGTGAAGTGGGATGATATTATAGGGCTGGATGCAGCTAAAAGGCTGGTCAAGGAAGCAGTTGTTTACCCCATAAAG TATCCAGAGCTGTTTACTGGCATTCTGTCCCCTTGGAAAGGATTATTGCTCTATGGACCACCAG GTACTGGAAAAACTTTGCTTGCTAAGGCTGTTGCCACAGAATGCAATACAACCTTTTTCAACATATCAGCATCCACCATTGTCAGCAAATGGAGGGGTGATTCAGAAAAACTTGTCCGG GTGTTGTTTGAGCTCGCCCGGTACCACGCTCCTTCCACAATTTTCCTGGATGAGCTGGAGTCAGTTATGAGTCAAAGAGGCACTGTTCCTGG TGGTGAACATGAAGGAAGTCGGCGGATGAAAACGGAATTACTGGTGCAGATGGATGGCTTGGCCCGATCTGATGATCTTGTATTTGTTTTAGCAGCTTCCAATCTGCCATG ggagctggactCTGCCATGCTGCGGCGGCTGGAGAAGAGGATCCTGGTGGACCTGCCGAGCGAGGAGGCACGGCGGGTGATGATCCAGCACTGGCTGCCCCCTCTGAGCAACAGCGGCGGCGTGAAACTCAGGGCGGAGCTGGACTACAGCCTGCTGAGCCAG GAAACAAATGGATACTCTGGCTCAGACATAAAACTCGTGTGCAAGGAGGCAGCCATGAGACCAGTGAGGAAAATTTTCGATGCTCTTGAAAATCATCAGCCAG GTAACAGTAACTTGCCCATGATCCAGCTGGACACAATCACAACCGCGGATTTCCTGGATGTGATCACCCACACCAAGCCATCAGCAAAGAATCTGAGCCAGAAGTACACGGCCTGGCAGAGGGAATTTGAGTCTGTCTGA